A section of the Deltaproteobacteria bacterium genome encodes:
- a CDS encoding YdhR family protein, with protein sequence MESHPVCTFFRAVYCGLRGRLRFPRRLYGRVLTIADGEKFTIFRQAEIKTGNTRPAGPGAVFRIRFQFTGGSTVLNKRLSLIPIPLIVGFPGFRTKIWTFHEATGAFQGIYEWDSAEAAADYAKSLAIRLMKKRAVPESVDQEIIPDTRIGEYLSINQ encoded by the coding sequence TTGGAATCACATCCGGTCTGCACATTCTTCAGGGCGGTATACTGTGGCTTACGTGGACGTCTGCGTTTTCCCCGGAGGCTGTACGGTCGGGTCCTGACCATAGCCGACGGTGAAAAATTCACGATTTTTCGGCAAGCTGAAATCAAAACCGGGAACACCCGGCCAGCCGGACCGGGAGCTGTCTTCAGGATTCGTTTTCAGTTCACCGGCGGGTCTACGGTCCTCAACAAGCGGCTCTCCCTCATCCCCATTCCTCTTATCGTTGGTTTTCCAGGATTCAGGACAAAAATCTGGACCTTCCACGAAGCCACCGGGGCTTTCCAGGGGATTTATGAGTGGGACAGTGCCGAAGCTGCAGCGGATTATGCCAAATCCCTGGCTATCCGGCTGATGAAAAAGCGGGCGGTCCCGGAATCCGTGGATCAGGAAATAATTCCCGATACCAGAATCGGAGAGTACCTTTCTATAAATCAATAA
- a CDS encoding dienelactone hydrolase family protein, whose protein sequence is MAKLTLKEKIAFRFIFNKARVYRRWFGRFFVFGMDYGRLNRVVDRIPTWFEWCSEWSEEGDQIEKLAAQALEQGHLVSAVSLFHQSVACYHIGQHIFFIDPEQKERAQAKARQCYRRAIDLYPEETRPIRVEIPFEDTVIPGYLRRTFRPGQPLLIYVNGMDNIKEAENHFFGNQMILNGLNFFGFDGPGQGEMWKSKKFMLDYEKVVSAIIDWFENNNQYGLDLKRIATVGFSLGGYLAPWCAAHDRRIGCTVGNSGFARIGGVEGACKLNPIWQRGIMYLTGCDDFGEAVKKFDLDITKAPPLENPLLFFHAGRDEVMPSPQLQADTFMNWAKGEKELKYYPEAEHCTVDRLDEVFPYIIDWLRKQLRA, encoded by the coding sequence ATGGCCAAACTGACTCTCAAGGAAAAAATCGCCTTCAGATTCATTTTCAACAAAGCCCGGGTCTACCGGCGCTGGTTCGGGCGGTTCTTCGTCTTCGGCATGGACTATGGGCGGCTCAACCGGGTGGTGGACCGCATCCCCACATGGTTTGAGTGGTGCTCCGAATGGTCCGAGGAAGGGGACCAGATCGAAAAGCTTGCTGCTCAGGCCCTGGAACAGGGACACCTGGTTTCGGCGGTGTCCCTCTTTCACCAGTCCGTGGCCTGTTACCACATCGGGCAGCACATTTTTTTTATCGATCCTGAACAGAAAGAGAGGGCCCAGGCCAAAGCACGCCAATGCTACCGGCGGGCCATCGATCTGTACCCGGAGGAGACCCGGCCCATCAGGGTTGAGATCCCCTTCGAAGACACCGTCATCCCGGGCTACCTGAGGCGGACCTTCCGGCCCGGCCAACCTCTTCTGATTTATGTCAACGGCATGGACAACATCAAGGAAGCGGAGAACCACTTTTTTGGCAACCAGATGATTTTAAACGGCCTGAACTTCTTCGGCTTTGACGGTCCTGGCCAAGGGGAGATGTGGAAGAGCAAAAAATTCATGCTCGATTATGAAAAGGTAGTCAGCGCCATCATCGACTGGTTTGAAAACAACAACCAGTACGGCCTGGACCTGAAGAGAATCGCCACCGTCGGCTTCAGCCTGGGAGGCTATCTGGCTCCCTGGTGCGCGGCCCATGACCGGAGAATAGGCTGTACAGTCGGAAACAGCGGGTTTGCCCGGATCGGCGGCGTGGAAGGGGCCTGCAAACTCAATCCCATCTGGCAGCGGGGCATCATGTACCTGACCGGGTGCGATGATTTTGGTGAGGCGGTCAAAAAATTCGACCTGGATATTACCAAAGCCCCGCCCTTGGAAAATCCCCTGCTTTTTTTTCACGCCGGACGGGACGAAGTCATGCCTTCCCCTCAGCTGCAGGCCGATACTTTCATGAACTGGGCGAAGGGAGAAAAAGAACTCAAGTATTACCCCGAGGCCGAACACTGCACTGTAGACCGCTTGGATGAAGTCTTCCCCTACATCATAGACTGGTTAAGAAAGCAGTTGCGAGCTTAG
- a CDS encoding MarR family transcriptional regulator encodes MKLKFKLEESLGFLANLAALELKYSLTRSFKRHGHDVTAEQFAVLVSLWEKEAQTQSELAEHLAKDKTNMTRILDGLEKRNLVVRRFNESDRRSYGIHLTEAGWQIKDKLIPLAADINRAALRGFSDEEEQALKGFLKNIFTNLR; translated from the coding sequence TTGAAACTAAAATTCAAATTGGAAGAGTCCCTCGGTTTTCTGGCCAACTTGGCCGCCCTGGAATTGAAATATTCTCTGACCCGGAGCTTCAAACGGCATGGACACGATGTGACCGCCGAGCAGTTCGCCGTACTGGTAAGCCTTTGGGAAAAAGAAGCCCAGACTCAGAGCGAACTGGCCGAACACCTGGCCAAGGACAAGACCAACATGACCCGTATCCTGGACGGTCTGGAAAAGCGGAACCTTGTCGTCCGTCGTTTCAACGAAAGCGACCGCCGCAGCTATGGCATTCATCTCACCGAAGCCGGTTGGCAGATCAAGGACAAGCTCATCCCTTTGGCTGCGGACATCAATCGGGCGGCGCTGCGTGGGTTCAGTGATGAAGAGGAGCAGGCACTTAAGGGGTTCTTGAAAAACATCTTCACTAACCTCCGTTAA
- a CDS encoding type II toxin-antitoxin system MqsR family toxin, translating to MTEKRKPTYDLDAFKAAFSSVEKLTVTGTALRSAAALGFGRPEIVTTIQTMRREHFYKSVTAFADHRLWQDVYQCTVTCAR from the coding sequence ATGACGGAAAAGCGGAAACCAACCTATGACCTCGATGCCTTTAAGGCTGCGTTTAGCAGCGTGGAGAAGCTTACCGTCACAGGTACGGCGTTACGAAGTGCCGCCGCCCTTGGCTTTGGCCGCCCCGAGATCGTCACGACGATCCAGACCATGCGGCGAGAGCACTTTTACAAATCCGTGACGGCCTTTGCCGATCACCGGCTTTGGCAGGACGTGTATCAATGCACCGTGACGTGCGCCCGATGA
- a CDS encoding type II toxin-antitoxin system MqsA family antitoxin, with amino-acid sequence MHRDVRPMTLTYKGESLSFDMPGWFCDQSKESIHTGEDMKVSDRMLNRLKARSEGLLSPEEIRRIRKKLRLSQEAAGLVIGGGPRAFQKYESGDLLPSRAISSALILLDHDPKALTVLKTRQSKSISSIK; translated from the coding sequence ATGCACCGTGACGTGCGCCCGATGACTCTCACCTATAAGGGCGAGAGTCTTTCTTTCGATATGCCCGGCTGGTTTTGCGACCAATCGAAGGAGAGCATTCATACCGGCGAAGATATGAAGGTATCCGACCGCATGTTGAACCGGCTTAAAGCCCGTAGCGAAGGGCTGCTTAGTCCTGAGGAGATTCGGCGGATCCGCAAAAAACTTCGCCTTTCGCAAGAAGCCGCGGGGTTGGTGATCGGCGGCGGGCCGAGGGCCTTTCAGAAATACGAGTCCGGAGACTTGTTGCCAAGTCGGGCGATCAGCAGTGCCCTCATACTGCTTGATCACGACCCCAAGGCGTTGACGGTACTTAAGACCCGGCAAAGCAAATCAATTTCAAGTATTAAATAG